In Pseudanabaena yagii GIHE-NHR1, the following proteins share a genomic window:
- a CDS encoding YtxH domain-containing protein has product MNYIFDKGKSNHFNSPVTALLDGVKKGLLFASGFALVMMLQATFFSSGAIASPLAGLFGNKVEEITQGVKTDMAIDKAAGITKEIGRDLRDGRTDKVIDKLADTSKDFAKEAGKRTKELAKNVKEGTKENIGKAKEVAKDAKDKIGDGVDKAKEMASDRTNEVKDGAKDLPDKAGSKVDEAIDSVKDFLGQ; this is encoded by the coding sequence ATGAATTATATCTTCGACAAGGGCAAATCTAATCATTTTAATAGCCCAGTTACTGCGTTACTAGATGGTGTCAAGAAAGGACTTCTTTTTGCTTCGGGTTTTGCGCTAGTTATGATGTTGCAAGCGACTTTTTTTAGTTCTGGGGCGATCGCATCTCCTTTGGCTGGCTTGTTCGGCAACAAAGTTGAAGAGATCACCCAAGGTGTGAAGACTGACATGGCGATCGACAAAGCCGCAGGCATCACTAAGGAAATCGGGCGCGATCTTCGTGATGGTAGAACTGACAAGGTGATCGATAAACTTGCAGATACCTCTAAAGACTTTGCCAAAGAAGCAGGAAAACGTACCAAAGAATTGGCTAAAAACGTCAAGGAAGGCACTAAGGAAAATATTGGCAAGGCGAAGGAAGTTGCTAAAGATGCCAAAGACAAAATTGGTGATGGTGTTGATAAAGCCAAGGAAATGGCAAGCGATCGCACCAATGAAGTTAAGGATGGAGCCAAAGACTTGCCTGATAAAGCTGGCAGCAAAGTCGATGAAGCCATTGATTCTGTCAAAGACTTTTTAGGACAGTAA
- a CDS encoding TMEM175 family protein — translation MRFPPFRFVNLLRGVRNRISSEPENTDISNHRIDALVDAFFAIALTLLILDIKTFHVESDAELIQKLITLIPKFFTYFLSFTILGLLWFEHQMVSHYVARSDRTHIWLNLLFLMSISLIPFAASLLGENLSHPSATTFYGINLFVTGLIQYFDWEYVTRKNRLIDETLNRKLVRSIQKTFLLVAVSYAIGIEASFYSIPVSIAIYSLATLAGALRMNAIFHQSHEFNQPEVILKE, via the coding sequence ATGCGCTTTCCTCCATTCCGCTTTGTCAATTTACTTAGAGGCGTAAGGAATCGAATTTCTTCAGAGCCTGAAAATACCGATATTAGCAATCATCGTATCGATGCTTTAGTTGATGCTTTTTTTGCGATCGCTTTAACACTATTAATATTAGACATTAAGACATTTCATGTGGAGTCAGATGCGGAACTGATTCAGAAACTAATTACACTAATCCCTAAATTTTTTACTTACTTTCTGAGTTTTACAATTCTAGGACTATTGTGGTTTGAGCATCAAATGGTATCCCATTATGTTGCTCGATCTGATCGCACGCATATTTGGCTAAACCTGCTATTTTTGATGTCTATCTCCTTGATCCCTTTTGCAGCATCACTATTAGGCGAAAATCTTTCTCATCCATCTGCTACTACCTTTTATGGAATTAACCTTTTCGTTACAGGATTAATTCAATATTTTGATTGGGAGTATGTAACTCGCAAAAATCGTTTAATCGATGAAACCCTCAACCGAAAATTAGTCCGCTCTATCCAAAAAACATTTTTGTTGGTCGCTGTAAGCTATGCGATCGGGATTGAAGCTTCGTTCTACAGCATTCCTGTGAGTATCGCAATTTATAGCTTAGCTACTCTTGCAGGTGCATTGAGAATGAATGCCATCTTCCATCAATCCCATGAATTTAATCAGCCAGAAGTAATCCTCAAAGAGTAG
- a CDS encoding DUF5335 family protein, producing the protein MMNKIDLSQSVSGEEWGEFFDRFSTNNRGRHISMETIDEEIGDYKLISNAPLLAMIYDRPDKGDNLAIEVGQDQMTYGHTIDSPVEVSTGQNTNGEIVAMCIIDNTGRKTLIKLHAD; encoded by the coding sequence ATGATGAATAAAATTGATCTCAGCCAATCTGTATCAGGCGAGGAATGGGGAGAATTTTTTGATCGGTTTTCCACTAATAATCGTGGACGACATATTTCAATGGAAACCATTGATGAAGAGATAGGTGATTACAAACTGATTAGTAACGCACCTTTACTAGCAATGATTTACGATCGCCCTGACAAGGGAGATAATTTAGCGATCGAAGTGGGTCAAGATCAAATGACCTATGGTCATACCATTGATTCTCCTGTAGAGGTTTCGACAGGACAGAACACAAATGGTGAAATTGTCGCAATGTGTATTATCGATAATACGGGAAGAAAGACTCTGATTAAATTACACGCTGATTGA
- a CDS encoding lmo0937 family membrane protein, producing the protein MLNLIWTGVVILIILWALGFSVNIGGGLIHLLLVLAVIGIVYNIFVGRRI; encoded by the coding sequence ATGTTAAATTTAATTTGGACTGGCGTTGTCATACTGATTATTCTATGGGCATTAGGTTTTTCAGTTAACATTGGTGGTGGCTTAATCCATCTGCTTTTAGTTCTAGCTGTGATTGGCATTGTCTACAACATATTTGTGGGACGACGTATATAA
- a CDS encoding sterol desaturase family protein, translated as MLDHSFGFYGIALFGIILVRYFLVAGGMYLFFYAPFRQSFSEPDLRQLPDKKLIQNDIKLSVLSAAVFAIASALILSSYSLGITRLYSDPQQYGLWYLGISYVVVLILQDTYFYFTHRLFHHPSLFHWVHQGHHRSHHPTPWTSFAFDPLEAIVSSLFLMSIVFILPLHFITMIAVLTTMTVWAVLNHLGMDRLPLSFPHHWLGKWFIGPDHHSIHHLKYNRHYGLYFTFWDKLLGTEDSNFTKKLNE; from the coding sequence TTGCTAGATCACTCATTTGGTTTCTATGGTATTGCCCTATTTGGCATTATTCTCGTTAGATATTTTCTAGTGGCAGGGGGGATGTACCTATTCTTTTATGCACCATTTCGCCAATCATTCTCAGAACCCGATCTAAGACAGCTCCCTGACAAAAAATTAATTCAAAACGATATTAAACTCTCGGTGCTTTCGGCAGCAGTATTTGCGATCGCTTCAGCCTTAATTTTATCGAGCTATAGTTTGGGGATTACCCGCCTATACAGCGATCCTCAACAGTATGGTCTTTGGTATTTGGGTATAAGCTACGTCGTAGTTTTGATTCTTCAGGATACCTATTTTTATTTTACCCATCGTTTATTTCATCACCCATCACTTTTTCATTGGGTGCATCAAGGACACCACCGATCTCACCATCCCACCCCTTGGACTTCATTTGCCTTTGATCCGCTAGAAGCGATCGTCAGTTCTCTCTTTCTCATGAGTATTGTTTTTATTCTGCCACTGCATTTCATCACTATGATAGCAGTGCTAACGACAATGACAGTTTGGGCTGTATTAAACCATTTAGGAATGGATCGACTTCCCCTATCCTTCCCTCATCATTGGCTGGGTAAGTGGTTTATTGGGCCCGATCATCATTCTATTCATCATCTTAAGTACAATCGACACTATGGGCTTTATTTCACTTTTTGGGATAAATTGCTCGGTACTGAAGATTCCAATTTTACGAAGAAATTAAATGAGTAA
- a CDS encoding histidine kinase, producing MSNLVKDKIKINLDRAKSQGKIRAEHIREIVKDAVVQTVAELKEGSGEIGLIVKDAISTVIADLKGDLKGSDKENSEKITASIEGAIAGSTHQRQQAIAERRERLLAIQTQLDEQQEELDRESSAIMMDIKAVELTDPNSEEIHLAVNTYQEHHELGVLQEQYIKLKAQLAVLDEKLADRYGDRYQEIKQQWEKAKTWYDQKKVEAKASRVIPLQQKQAEIDENLGELGSVVARKEEQIKQGLKAIWESKNSATKR from the coding sequence ATGTCTAACCTAGTTAAAGACAAGATTAAAATCAATCTTGACAGAGCCAAGAGTCAAGGCAAGATTAGAGCCGAACATATTCGAGAAATCGTCAAAGATGCAGTTGTCCAAACTGTTGCTGAGTTAAAAGAAGGCTCAGGTGAAATTGGCTTGATTGTCAAAGATGCTATCTCTACGGTAATTGCTGATTTAAAAGGTGATTTAAAGGGAAGTGACAAGGAAAACTCTGAAAAAATTACTGCTTCTATTGAAGGTGCGATCGCAGGCAGTACTCACCAGCGTCAACAGGCGATCGCCGAGCGTCGAGAAAGACTACTGGCGATTCAAACTCAGTTAGATGAACAGCAGGAGGAACTGGATCGTGAATCCAGTGCAATCATGATGGATATCAAAGCAGTAGAATTGACTGACCCTAATTCTGAAGAAATTCATCTAGCAGTCAATACCTATCAAGAGCATCACGAGTTGGGGGTTTTGCAAGAGCAGTACATCAAACTCAAGGCTCAACTTGCCGTTCTAGATGAGAAGTTGGCAGATCGTTATGGCGATCGCTATCAAGAGATTAAGCAGCAATGGGAAAAAGCTAAAACTTGGTATGACCAGAAAAAAGTTGAAGCTAAAGCTAGTCGAGTCATTCCTTTACAACAAAAACAGGCTGAAATTGACGAGAATCTAGGCGAACTTGGTTCAGTAGTCGCTCGTAAAGAAGAACAAATTAAGCAAGGTCTAAAAGCAATTTGGGAAAGTAAAAATTCCGCCACTAAGCGCTAA
- a CDS encoding YggT family protein: MNDNQSDENNLKRRQDLLSRASRLTPLNKGDENNLERRQDLLQDEETFRLRQEEQRLGAAQRSNTYIWIVNSIYWLGGLLEILLGLRFALRLFGANPQNEFARLINNLSAPFIAPFSTLFISPTSDKGANIFDVNIVIAIIAYALLSYLVVSLVRFIFYNRV; encoded by the coding sequence ATGAATGATAATCAGAGTGATGAGAATAATCTGAAGCGTCGGCAAGACTTACTTTCACGTGCTTCTCGCCTTACGCCACTGAATAAAGGTGATGAAAATAATCTGGAGCGTCGTCAAGACTTACTACAGGATGAAGAAACCTTTCGGCTTCGACAAGAAGAGCAACGCTTAGGAGCCGCTCAGCGAAGTAATACCTATATCTGGATAGTGAATAGCATTTATTGGCTAGGAGGATTACTGGAAATCTTGCTAGGACTAAGGTTTGCACTTCGTCTATTTGGCGCTAATCCTCAAAATGAATTTGCGCGATTGATTAATAATTTATCGGCTCCCTTTATAGCACCATTTTCCACCCTATTCATTAGTCCCACTTCAGATAAAGGTGCAAATATCTTTGATGTGAATATTGTGATTGCGATTATTGCCTATGCACTCTTGAGTTACCTTGTTGTGTCCCTAGTAAGATTCATTTTCTACAATAGAGTATAA
- a CDS encoding CsbD family protein, protein MGLLKQIRSLLVNIGLAIFLSAIMVVGTGAGLAAIAFTPIVSQTQYIATTSQDNTAKDIESKAQEALGKLTGNQETESTGKEKQFKAKTLEGMNNSFVNPNYKPSGESDPTENLARETTEDLESQISDTFK, encoded by the coding sequence ATGGGTTTACTTAAACAAATTCGCAGTCTTTTGGTCAACATTGGTTTAGCTATATTTCTTTCAGCTATTATGGTTGTAGGAACTGGAGCTGGTTTGGCGGCAATTGCATTCACTCCAATCGTCAGTCAAACACAGTATATCGCAACTACAAGTCAAGACAATACAGCCAAAGATATTGAAAGTAAAGCTCAAGAAGCTCTTGGCAAACTGACAGGTAATCAGGAAACAGAATCTACTGGAAAAGAGAAGCAATTTAAAGCTAAAACTTTGGAAGGGATGAACAATAGTTTTGTCAATCCCAACTATAAACCTAGTGGTGAAAGTGACCCAACAGAAAACCTTGCCCGTGAAACAACGGAAGATTTAGAAAGTCAAATCAGTGACACCTTTAAGTAA
- a CDS encoding CsbD family protein translates to MSLENRAKATAKNVEGKIQESVGDLTGDTNAQVKGKEKQAEAKVRHATEDVKDEVKKAID, encoded by the coding sequence ATGAGTTTAGAAAATAGAGCTAAGGCAACTGCCAAAAATGTCGAAGGGAAAATCCAAGAATCAGTAGGTGACCTAACTGGTGATACTAACGCTCAAGTAAAAGGTAAGGAAAAACAAGCTGAGGCGAAAGTTCGTCATGCTACTGAAGATGTTAAAGATGAAGTCAAAAAGGCTATTGACTAA
- a CDS encoding phage holin family protein encodes MIGYFLTVLATALGLLVVDTFVPGVDIANFPAALLAAVVIGFVNAFIRPVLQVLSLPLTFLTLGLFSFVLNGILLWIASIIVPGFTMNGFLAFILAPIVLSFCSTFLNKYFAEKGVGRQEKR; translated from the coding sequence ATGATTGGCTACTTTCTGACCGTATTAGCGACAGCTTTAGGGCTTCTCGTTGTTGATACATTTGTTCCTGGTGTAGACATTGCCAACTTCCCTGCGGCTCTGCTAGCAGCAGTCGTCATTGGTTTTGTCAATGCCTTCATTAGACCAGTTTTGCAGGTTTTATCTCTCCCCCTTACCTTTCTTACTCTAGGATTATTTTCCTTCGTCCTGAATGGAATATTGCTATGGATTGCCTCAATTATTGTTCCGGGATTTACGATGAATGGTTTCTTGGCATTTATCCTAGCCCCTATCGTTCTATCTTTTTGTAGTACTTTCCTAAACAAATACTTTGCTGAGAAAGGAGTTGGTCGTCAAGAGAAAAGATAA
- a CDS encoding hemerythrin domain-containing protein, whose translation MSVTLENNKRTAIAVKLADMKATQNLLIANEKSLISACPDREITNRLEGFLRDDQKNLDIIDTVIVQYGIKAEPNPSMQKEFEDLGKMMQDSDLTLFEKVAKHEILKHTQAMAGVLVHKAGQVVGADIAVAIAPLNTVNFENRGHEEQLKGIMESLSTMELTGKPSDSGLWSRVQDTIAALSGIAGSLISRTDHEINICDLIHLDHVKVYSLFSQIKATDDPQKLEEYFGQVYQDLSAHSDAEEQVIYPVVRPYFNDVQKLYNEQAEMKQTLEQIKAMNSDDTVAFKAAVEILAMAVNDHVLEEENEMFPRIRSSFGDDQQKQLATDFKTAKSKIQDQRLAAVSE comes from the coding sequence ATGTCAGTAACACTCGAAAATAACAAACGTACTGCGATCGCAGTCAAATTGGCAGACATGAAAGCCACTCAGAACTTGCTTATTGCCAATGAGAAAAGTTTAATCTCTGCTTGTCCAGATCGAGAAATCACTAATCGTTTAGAAGGTTTTCTCAGAGATGATCAGAAGAATTTGGATATCATCGACACAGTGATTGTTCAGTATGGAATTAAAGCTGAGCCAAATCCATCCATGCAAAAAGAGTTTGAAGATCTTGGAAAGATGATGCAAGACTCGGATCTAACTTTGTTTGAAAAGGTTGCCAAGCACGAAATTCTCAAACATACTCAAGCAATGGCAGGAGTTCTCGTTCACAAGGCTGGGCAAGTGGTTGGTGCAGATATCGCTGTAGCGATCGCCCCTCTGAATACGGTTAACTTTGAAAATCGTGGACATGAGGAACAACTGAAGGGCATTATGGAATCCCTCAGCACGATGGAGCTAACTGGCAAGCCTTCCGACAGTGGGCTGTGGTCAAGGGTACAAGACACGATCGCGGCTTTGAGTGGTATTGCTGGCAGCCTGATCAGTCGTACTGACCATGAGATCAATATCTGTGATTTGATTCATCTCGATCACGTCAAGGTATATTCTCTGTTCTCTCAGATTAAAGCCACCGATGATCCTCAAAAGCTAGAGGAGTATTTTGGTCAAGTCTACCAAGATTTAAGCGCCCACTCTGATGCTGAGGAGCAGGTTATCTATCCAGTTGTGCGTCCTTACTTCAATGACGTTCAGAAGCTTTATAACGAACAAGCGGAAATGAAGCAAACGCTTGAACAGATCAAAGCGATGAACTCTGACGACACAGTAGCGTTTAAAGCTGCGGTAGAGATTCTCGCGATGGCTGTAAACGACCATGTGCTAGAAGAGGAGAATGAGATGTTTCCTCGTATTCGCAGTAGTTTTGGTGACGATCAACAGAAACAACTGGCGACAGATTTTAAAACTGCCAAAAGCAAGATTCAAGATCAGCGACTAGCAGCAGTTTCTGAATAG
- a CDS encoding general stress protein: protein MTVAQQNKRAIGTFSNHSEAETALRELRDSNFPMDKVSVVGQDIDRKTNIAGADGSNSLSDLAEKHNKADQGAATGAATGGAVGGLTGLLVGLGMVAIPGVGPIMLAGAAATTLATTLAGGAIGAATGGIVGALVGMGIPEDRAKKYSDRIEHGDYLVMVEGSNDDVQRAQKILSHRGINDWGIYDDNRETHNSRSVIDGNPNR from the coding sequence ATGACAGTAGCACAACAAAACAAAAGGGCGATCGGCACATTCTCAAATCATAGTGAGGCTGAGACGGCTTTGCGTGAACTCAGAGATAGTAACTTTCCCATGGATAAGGTTTCTGTGGTTGGACAGGATATCGACCGTAAAACAAATATTGCTGGAGCCGACGGAAGCAACAGCCTCTCTGATTTAGCAGAAAAACATAATAAAGCTGATCAAGGTGCGGCTACTGGTGCGGCTACTGGTGGTGCTGTGGGTGGGCTTACAGGCTTGCTTGTAGGCTTGGGTATGGTCGCAATTCCAGGAGTAGGACCGATCATGCTTGCAGGTGCAGCGGCAACCACTTTGGCAACTACATTAGCTGGTGGAGCCATTGGCGCAGCAACAGGCGGAATTGTAGGTGCATTAGTAGGTATGGGAATTCCTGAAGATCGGGCTAAGAAGTATAGCGATCGCATTGAGCATGGTGACTATCTAGTGATGGTGGAAGGTTCCAATGATGATGTCCAAAGGGCGCAGAAGATCCTGAGTCATCGCGGAATCAATGATTGGGGTATCTATGACGATAACCGCGAAACCCATAATAGCCGTTCGGTTATAGATGGTAATCCCAATCGATAA
- a CDS encoding GlsB/YeaQ/YmgE family stress response membrane protein, with amino-acid sequence MEFIWFILIGLVAGALAGQIVRGGGFGTLGDIVVGIVGALLGGFLFNTFGVSTGGGLIGSLFVATIGAVVLLYGIRLVNRTS; translated from the coding sequence ATGGAATTTATTTGGTTCATTTTAATTGGACTAGTGGCTGGCGCTTTGGCTGGTCAAATAGTTCGCGGTGGTGGCTTCGGTACTTTAGGCGATATTGTAGTTGGTATTGTCGGCGCATTATTAGGTGGCTTCCTATTTAACACCTTTGGTGTCTCTACAGGTGGAGGCTTAATCGGTAGCCTGTTTGTGGCAACTATTGGTGCAGTAGTGCTTCTATACGGTATTCGCTTAGTTAATAGAACTTCTTAA
- a CDS encoding BON domain-containing protein produces the protein MNRKVVSSFLIGFVVVAVGACTEARTTSDAPTSTDQKAQTPIAQSTEPAKTDAQSDTRAKQLDADIRAKEQRNNVMGNPPSRNDNDLASEVRSKLEANIPSGNLTVSSKDAVVTVSGTVSNLEQLTKIQKLAMEIKGVKSVTIKAVVATKSN, from the coding sequence ATGAATAGAAAAGTAGTTTCCTCCTTTTTGATCGGATTTGTAGTAGTTGCTGTCGGTGCTTGTACCGAAGCACGAACTACTAGCGATGCGCCTACTTCGACCGATCAAAAAGCTCAGACTCCGATCGCTCAAAGTACGGAACCCGCTAAAACTGATGCCCAGAGTGATACCCGTGCTAAGCAGTTAGATGCGGATATTCGTGCTAAAGAACAGCGCAATAATGTGATGGGCAATCCGCCAAGTCGCAATGATAACGATCTTGCCAGTGAAGTACGCAGCAAATTGGAAGCCAATATTCCTAGTGGAAATCTCACAGTTTCATCTAAAGATGCCGTGGTCACTGTATCTGGAACAGTTTCCAATTTAGAGCAACTGACTAAGATTCAAAAATTGGCAATGGAAATCAAGGGCGTAAAAAGCGTCACAATCAAAGCAGTAGTTGCTACTAAATCTAACTAG
- a CDS encoding B12-binding domain-containing radical SAM protein, which translates to MKALLLYPLFPQSFWSYDRPMKMAGLKSVIPPLGIITVAALLPPDWEIRFCDRNVSLETDADWDWCDLVILSAMLVQKPDFHALIQKAVRLGKKVAVGGPYPTSVPQDALESGADYLILDEGELTVPKFLEALAQGKTAGIFRSIDKPDVTTSPIPRFDLLQMSAYFMMAIQFSRGCPFNCEFCDIITLYGRKPRTKEPSQTLAELQTLYDLGWRGSLFIVDDNFIGNQRNVKRFLRELIPWMEQHNYPFTFITEASVNLAEDDELLQLMIAAHFYAVFLGIETPDHDSLHVTQKVQNTRNSLVEACSKINQAGLLIYAGFILGFDGERTGAGDRIQAFVEETHIPQPMLGILQALPNTALWSRLQREHRLVEEMHTTATGDQNALMNFIPTRAIAEVAKEYVEGFWMMYEPAKYLRRSFQQCLNISTSTNEQTMKLPLGKGLHVVAQLIWHQGIRRPEIRGQFWQQLWQILLKKPQALNIYLFLCLTGEHFWEYRVLARKRITEQLGYDPLIVSGLRENVKQRSEESVIESKISQTFSYSASRSNQN; encoded by the coding sequence ATGAAAGCATTGTTGCTCTATCCTCTATTTCCGCAATCATTTTGGTCTTATGATCGCCCTATGAAAATGGCTGGACTCAAATCCGTAATCCCCCCATTGGGCATTATTACTGTTGCTGCATTATTGCCTCCAGACTGGGAAATTCGATTTTGCGATCGCAATGTCAGTTTAGAGACAGATGCCGATTGGGATTGGTGCGATCTAGTGATTCTCTCAGCAATGCTAGTACAGAAACCAGACTTCCATGCCCTAATTCAAAAAGCTGTACGATTAGGCAAAAAAGTGGCTGTAGGTGGACCTTATCCGACATCGGTTCCCCAAGATGCTCTAGAGTCTGGAGCAGATTATCTCATTCTCGATGAAGGAGAACTAACAGTACCAAAGTTTCTCGAAGCATTAGCCCAAGGTAAAACAGCAGGAATCTTTCGTTCTATTGACAAGCCTGATGTTACGACCAGCCCGATACCGCGCTTCGATCTGCTCCAAATGTCAGCATATTTTATGATGGCAATTCAGTTTTCACGAGGTTGTCCCTTTAATTGTGAATTTTGTGACATCATCACTCTTTATGGTCGTAAACCCCGCACTAAAGAGCCAAGCCAAACTTTAGCTGAACTACAAACTCTCTACGATCTAGGCTGGCGAGGTTCTCTATTCATTGTTGATGATAATTTCATTGGCAATCAGCGCAATGTTAAGCGATTTTTGCGAGAACTGATTCCTTGGATGGAACAGCACAATTATCCCTTTACCTTTATTACTGAAGCCTCAGTTAATCTTGCTGAGGATGATGAACTACTGCAACTAATGATCGCTGCCCATTTCTATGCAGTGTTTCTAGGCATCGAGACTCCCGATCATGATAGTTTACATGTCACCCAAAAAGTTCAAAACACCCGTAACTCTCTCGTAGAAGCCTGTTCTAAAATCAATCAAGCAGGGCTATTAATCTATGCAGGGTTTATCCTCGGTTTTGACGGTGAACGTACTGGTGCAGGTGATCGCATTCAAGCATTTGTAGAAGAAACACATATTCCGCAGCCAATGTTAGGGATCTTGCAAGCATTGCCGAATACAGCCCTGTGGAGCCGTCTCCAGCGAGAACATCGTCTTGTTGAAGAGATGCATACCACAGCGACGGGAGATCAAAATGCCCTGATGAATTTTATTCCTACTAGGGCGATCGCGGAAGTTGCGAAAGAATATGTGGAAGGATTTTGGATGATGTATGAGCCTGCAAAGTATCTGCGGCGAAGTTTTCAGCAATGTTTGAACATCAGCACCTCAACTAATGAACAGACGATGAAACTACCACTAGGCAAAGGATTGCACGTGGTAGCCCAGTTAATTTGGCATCAAGGCATCCGTCGTCCTGAAATTCGCGGACAGTTTTGGCAACAGCTATGGCAGATTTTACTCAAGAAGCCTCAAGCTTTAAATATATATTTATTTCTATGCTTGACGGGTGAGCATTTCTGGGAGTATCGCGTTCTCGCTAGAAAACGTATTACTGAACAGTTAGGCTACGACCCGTTAATCGTTTCAGGGCTACGTGAGAATGTAAAGCAGCGCTCAGAGGAATCTGTAATTGAGTCAAAAATTTCTCAAACATTCTCTTACAGCGCTTCGCGCTCAAACCAAAATTAA
- a CDS encoding YqaE/Pmp3 family membrane protein, protein MKLILGILLPPLGVFLAYGFSTTLLINIGLTLLGWIPGIIHAVWAISKQQEKQSSN, encoded by the coding sequence ATGAAACTAATTCTAGGCATTCTTCTTCCACCTCTTGGCGTTTTTCTGGCTTACGGATTTAGTACCACTCTATTAATCAATATTGGACTAACCCTATTAGGGTGGATTCCTGGCATTATTCACGCTGTTTGGGCGATCTCTAAACAGCAAGAGAAGCAGTCAAGTAATTAG